One Megalops cyprinoides isolate fMegCyp1 chromosome 4, fMegCyp1.pri, whole genome shotgun sequence genomic window carries:
- the cltcl1 gene encoding clathrin heavy chain 1 isoform X2 encodes MAQILPIRFQEHLQLQNLGVNPANIGFSYLTMESDKFICIREKVGDQNQVVIIDMNDPNNPIRRPISADSAIMNPASKVIALKAAKTLQIFNIEMKSKMKAHTMTEEVMFWKWISVNTVALVTETAVYHWSMEGDSQPLKMFDRHASLAGCQIINYRTDEQQKWLLLIGISAQQNRVVGAMQLYSVDRKVSQPIEGHAAAFAEFKVEGNAKPSTLFCFAVRSQAGGKLHIIEVGQPAAGNQPFAKKAVDVFFPPEAQTDFPVAMQIGTKHGVIYLITKYGYIHMYDLESGVCIYMNRISAETIFVTASHEPTSGIIGVNKKGQVLSVCVEEENIVNYATNVLQNPDLGLRMAVRSNLAGAEELFARKFNTLFAQGSYSEAAKVAASAPKGILRTADTIRKFQSVPAQPGQASPLLQYFGILLDQGQLNKFESLELCRPVLQQGRKQLLEKWLKEDKLECSEELGDLVKSADPTLALSVYLRANVPNKVIQCFAETGQFQKIVLYAKKVGYTPDWVFLLRNVMRVSPEQGLQFAQMLVQDEEPLANINQIVDVFMESSLIQQCTSFLLDALKNNRPAEGHLQTRLLEMNLIHAPQVADAILGNQMFTHYDRAHIAQLCEKAGLLQRALEHYTDLYDIKRAVVHTHLLNPEWLVNFFGSLSVEDSVECLRAMLSANIRQNLQLCVQVASKYHEQLGTQALVELFESFKSYEGLFYFLGSIVNFSQDPDVHFKYIQAACKTGQIKEVERICRESNCYDPDRVKNFLKEAKLTDQLPLIIVCDRFDFVHDLVLYLYRNSLQKYIEIYVQKVNPSRLPVVIGGLLDVDCSEDVIKNLIMVVRGQFSTDELVAEVEKRNRLKLLLPWLESRIHEGCEEPATHNALAKIYIDSNNNPERFLRENPFYDSAVVGRYCEKRDPHLACVAYERGQCDLELIKVCNENSLFKSEARYLVRRKDPELWANVLEENNPYRRQLIDQVVQTALSETQDPEEVSVTVKAFMTADLPNELIELLEKIVLDNSVFSEHRNLQNLLILTAIKADRTRVMEYINRLDNYDAPDIANIAISNELFEEAFAIFRKFDVNTSAIQVLIEHIGNLDRAYEFAERCNEPAVWSQLARAQLQKELVKEAIDSYIKADDPSAYMEVVNAASKNNNWEDLVKFLQMARKKARESYVETELIFALAKTNRLSELEEFVSGPNNAHIQQVGDRCYDEGMYDAAKLLYNNVSNFARLASTLVHLGEYQAAVDSARKANSTRTWKEVCFACVDGTEFRLAQICGLHIVIHADELEELISYYQDRGYFEELIALLEAALGLERAHMGMFTELAILYSKFKPQKMREHLELFWSRVNIPKVLRAAEQAHLWAELVFLYDKYEEYDNAVITMMNHPTDAWKEGQFKDIIAKVANVELYYKALQFYLDYKPLLINDLLTVLSPRLDHTRAVSFFSKMNQLQLVKPYLRSVQSHNNKGVNEALNNLLTEEEDFQGLRASIDAYDNFDNISLAQRLEKHELIEFRRIAAYLYKGNNRWKQSVELCKKDRLYKDAMLYAAESKDAELAEKLLQWFLEEGKKECFAACLFASYDLLHPDVVLELAWRHNIMDFAMPYFIQVMREYLTKVDEIAEKVTVDKLEASESQRKTEEEVTEPTPIVFGQQLMLTAGPAAVPPQPGYPGYGYAAPGYTQPPYGFNM; translated from the exons ATGGCTCAGATACTACCAATACGATTTCAAGAACATCTGCAG CTGCAGAACCTGGGGGTGAACCCGGCCAACATCGGCTTCAGCTACCTGACCATGGAGTCGGACAAGTTCATCTGCATCCGGGAGAAAGTGGGCGACCAGAACCAGGTGGTGATCATCGACATGAACGACCCCAACAACCCCATCCGCCGGCCAATCTCTGCCGACAGCGCCATCATGAACCCCGCTAGCAAGGTGATCGCCCTGAAAG ctgccaAGACCCTGCAGATCTTCAACATTGAGATGAAGAGCAAGATGAAGGCTCACACCATGACGGAGGAGGTGATGTTCTGGAAGTGGATCTCAGTCAACACAGTGGCGCTGGTGACGGAGACGGCGGTCTACCACTGGAGCATGGAGGGCGACTCGCAGCCGCTGAAGATGTTTGACCGCCACGCCAGCCTGGCCGGCTGCCAGATCATCAACTACAGGACGGACGAGCAGCAGAAATGGCTCCTCCTCATAGGCATCTCTGCTCAG CAAAACCGCGTTGTCGGGGCCATGCAGCTGTACTCCGTGGACAGGAAAGTGTCACAGCCCATCGAGGGCCATGCCGCTGCTTTTGCCGAGTTCAAGGTGGAGGGCAATGCCAAGCCTTCCACCCTCTTCTGCTTCGCCGTGAGGAGCCAGGCCGGAGGCAAG CTGCACATAATAGAAGTGGGTCAGCCGGCAGCTGGGAATCAGCCCTTTGCCAAGAAAGCAGTGGATGTCTTCTTTCCTCCTGAGGCCCAGACAGACTTCCCCGTGGCCATGCAG ATCGGTACCAAGCATGGCGTCATCTACCTGATCACAAAGTACGGCTACATACATATGTACGACCTGGAGTCGGGAGTGTGCATCTACATGAACCGCATCAGCGCTGAGACCATCTTCGTTACCGCATCTCACGAGCCCACCTCTGGCATCATTGGAGTCAACAAGAAAGGACAG GTGCTGTcggtgtgtgtggaggaggaaaACATCGTGAACTACGCCACCAATGTGCTGCAGAACCCAGACCTGGGCCTACGCATGGCGGTCCGCAGCAACCTGGCCGGCGCGGAGGAGCTCTTCGCCCGCAAGTTCAACACACTCTTCGCCCAGGGCAGCTACTCAGAGGCCGCCAAAGTGGCTGCGTCTGCACCCAAG GGCATTCTGCGTACGGCTGACACCATCAGGAAGTTCCAGAGCGTCCCGGCGCAGCCTGGCCAGGCCTCCCCGTTGCTGCAGTATTTCGGCATCCTGCTGGACCAGGGCCAGCTCAACAAGTTCGAGTCTCTGGAGCTGTGCAGGCCGGTGCTGCAGCAAGGCCGCaagcagctgctggagaagtGGCTGAAGgaggacaag CTGGAGTGTTCAGAGGAGCTGGGAGATCTGGTGAAGAGCGCCGACCCCACGCTGGCCCTCAGCGTCTACCTCCGTGCCAACGTCCCCAACAAGGTCATCCAGTGCTTCGCAGAGACCGGCCAGTTCCAGAAGATAGTGCTCTATGCTAAAAAG GTTGGCTACACTCCAGACTGGGTCTTCTTGCTTAGGAATGTCATGCGCGTGAGTCCCGAGCAAGGCCTGCAGTTCGCTCAGATGCTGGTTCAAGATGAGGAGCCCCTGGCCAACATCAACCAG ATTGTGGACGTGTTCATGGAGAGCAGCCTGATCCAGCAGTGCACCTCCTTCCTGCTCGATGCCTTGAAGAACAACCGCCCGGCCGAGGGCCACCTGCAGACTCGCCTGCTGGAGATGAACCTCATCCATGCCCCTCAG GTTGCGGATGCTATCCTTGGGAACCAGATGTTCACCCACTACGACCGTGCCCACATTGCCCAGCTGTGCGAGAAGGCGGGGCTCCTACAGCGTGCCCTGGAACACTACACCGACCTGTATGACATCAAGCGTGCCGTGGTGCACACCCACCTGCTTAACCCCGAG TGGCTGGTGAACTTCTTTGGCTCGCTGTCAGTGGAGGACTCAGTGGAGTGCCTGCGGGCCATGCTGTCGGCCAACATACGGCAGAACTTGCAGCTGTGCGTGCAGGTGGCATCAAAGTACCACGAGCAGTTGGGAACACAGGCTCTGGTGGAGCTCTTCGAGTCCTTCAAGAGCTACGAAG GACTTTTTTACTTCCTCGGCTCCATCGTGAATTTCAGCCAAGACCCCGACGTCCACTTCAAATACATCCAGGCCGCCTGCAAAACAGGGCAGATTAAGGAGGTGGAGAGAATCTGCCGCGAGAGCAACTGTTACGATCCAGACCGCGTCAAGAACTTCCTCAAG GAGGCCAAGTTGACTGACCAGCTGCCTTTGATCATCGTTTGCGACCGCTTCGATTTTGTCCACGACCTTGTGCTGTACCTGTACCGCAACAGCTTACAGAAGTACATTGAGATTTACGTGCAGAAG GTGAACCCCAGCCGCCTGCCCGTGGTCATCGGGGGCCTGCTGGATGTGGACTGCTCCGAGGACGTCATCAAGAACCTGATCATGGTGGTGCGGGGGCAGTTCTCCACAGACGAGCTGGTGGCAGAGGTGGAGAAGAGGAACAG gctGAAGCTACTGCTGCCGTGGCTGGAGTCCAGAATCCACGAGGGCTGCGAGGAGCCGGCCACCCACAACGCCCTCGCCAAGATCTACATCGACAGCAACAACAACCCCGAGCGCTTCCTGCGGGAGAACCCCTTCTACGACAGCGCCGTGGTGGGCAGGTACTGCGAGAAGCGGGACCCCCACCTGGCCTGCGTGGCCTACGAGAGGGGACAGTGCGACCTGGAGCTCATCAAG GTGTGCAATGAGAACTCCCTCTTCAAGAGTGAGGCTCGTTACCTGGTGCGCCGGAAAGATCCAGAGCTGTGGGCGAACGTTCTGGAGGAGAATAACCCATACAGACGACAACTGATTGACCAG GTAGTGCAGACTGCCCTCTCAGAGACCCAGGATCCGGAGGAGGTCTCCGTGACAGTCAAGGCCTTCATGACCGCCGACCTGCCCAACGAGCTCAtcgagctgctggagaagattgTCCTGGACAACTCTGTGTTCAGCGAGCACCG GAACCTCCAGAACCTGCTGATCCTCACGGCCATTAAAGCGGACCGCACCCGCGTGATGGAGTACATCAACCGGCTGGACAACTACGACGCCCCAGACATCGCCAACATCGCCATTAGCAATGAGCTCTTCGAGGAGGCATTTGCCATCTTCCGAAAGTTTGACGTCAACACCTCAGCCATTCAG gtctTGATCGAGCACATCGGGAACCTGGACCGGGCCTACGAGTTTGCAGAGCGCTGCAACGAGCCGGCCGTGTGGAGCCAGCTGGCTCGGGCGCAGCTGCAGAAAGAGCTGGTGAAAGAGGCCATCGACTCCTACATCAAGGCGGACGACCCCTCGGCCTACATGGAGGTGGTCAATGCGGCCAGCAAAAACA ATAACTGGGAGGATCTGGTGAAGTTCCTGCAGATGGCCCGGAAGAAGGCCCGGGAGTCTTATGTGGAGACAGAGTTGATATTCGCTCTGGCCAAAACCAATCGCCTGTCAGAGCTGGAGGAATTTGTGAGCGGCCCCAACAATGCTCACATTCAGCAG GTGGGCGACCGCTGCTACGACGAGGGAATGTACGACGCGGCCAAGCTGCTGTACAACAATGTGTCCAACTTCGCCCGCCTGGCGTCCACGCTGGTGCACCTCGGCGAGTACCAGGCCGCTGTGGACAGCGCCCGCAAGGCCAACAGCACCCGCACCTGGAAAGAG GTGTGCTTTGCCTGTGTGGACGGAACAGAGTTCCGGCTGGCCCAGATCTGCGGCCTTCACATCGTCATACATGCCGATGAACTGGAGGAGCTCATCAGCTACTACCAG GACCGGGGATACTTCGAGGAGCTGATCGCTCTGCTGGAGGCGGCGCTGGGGCTGGAGCGTGCTCACATGGGCATGTTCACGGAGCTGGCCATCCTCTACTCCAAATTCAAGCCCCAGAAGATGAGGGAGCACCTGGAGCTCTTCTGGTCTAGAGTCAACATCCCCAAG GTGCTCCGTGCAGCGGAACAAGCACACCTGTGGGCGGAACTGGTCTTCCTCTACGACAAATACGAAGAGTACGACAATGCGGTCATCACCATGATGAACCACCCCACTGACGCCTGGAAGGAGGGGCAGTTCAAGGACATTATTGCCAAG GTGGCCAATGTGGAGCTGTATTACAAAGCCCTGCAGTTCTATCTGGACTACAAACCTCTCCTGATCAATGATCTCCTGACTGTCCTTTCCCCCCGTTTGGACCATACCAGAGCAGTTTCCTTCTTCTCCAAG ATGAACCAGCTGCAGCTTGTGAAACCTTACCTGCGATCAGTACAGAGCCACAACAACAAAGGAGTCAACGAGGCCTTAAACAACCTGCTGACTGAGGAGGAAGATTTCCAG GGATTAAGAGCGTCCATCGATGCGTACGATAACTTCGATAACATCAGTTTGGCCCAAAGGCTAGAGAAGCATGAGCTGATCGAGTTCCGCCGCATCGCTGCGTACCTGTACAAAGGCAACAACCGCTGGAAGCAAAGCGTGGAGCTGTGCAAGAAGGACCGCTTGTACAAG GACGCCATGCTGTACGCAGCGGAGTCAAAGGACGCGGAGCTGGCCGAGAAGCTCCTGCAGTGGTTCCTGGAGGAGGGCAAGAAGGAGTGCTTCGCAGCGTGCCTGTTCGCCTCCTACGACCTGCTCCACCCAGACGTTGTGCTGGAGCTGGCCTGGAGGCACAACATCATGGACTTCGCCATGCCTTACTTCATCCAGGTCATGAGGGAGTACCTGACCAAA
- the cltcl1 gene encoding clathrin heavy chain 1 isoform X4 yields MAQILPIRFQEHLQLQNLGVNPANIGFSYLTMESDKFICIREKVGDQNQVVIIDMNDPNNPIRRPISADSAIMNPASKVIALKAAKTLQIFNIEMKSKMKAHTMTEEVMFWKWISVNTVALVTETAVYHWSMEGDSQPLKMFDRHASLAGCQIINYRTDEQQKWLLLIGISAQQNRVVGAMQLYSVDRKVSQPIEGHAAAFAEFKVEGNAKPSTLFCFAVRSQAGGKLHIIEVGQPAAGNQPFAKKAVDVFFPPEAQTDFPVAMQIGTKHGVIYLITKYGYIHMYDLESGVCIYMNRISAETIFVTASHEPTSGIIGVNKKGQVLSVCVEEENIVNYATNVLQNPDLGLRMAVRSNLAGAEELFARKFNTLFAQGSYSEAAKVAASAPKGILRTADTIRKFQSVPAQPGQASPLLQYFGILLDQGQLNKFESLELCRPVLQQGRKQLLEKWLKEDKLECSEELGDLVKSADPTLALSVYLRANVPNKVIQCFAETGQFQKIVLYAKKVGYTPDWVFLLRNVMRVSPEQGLQFAQMLVQDEEPLANINQIVDVFMESSLIQQCTSFLLDALKNNRPAEGHLQTRLLEMNLIHAPQVADAILGNQMFTHYDRAHIAQLCEKAGLLQRALEHYTDLYDIKRAVVHTHLLNPEWLVNFFGSLSVEDSVECLRAMLSANIRQNLQLCVQVASKYHEQLGTQALVELFESFKSYEGLFYFLGSIVNFSQDPDVHFKYIQAACKTGQIKEVERICRESNCYDPDRVKNFLKEAKLTDQLPLIIVCDRFDFVHDLVLYLYRNSLQKYIEIYVQKVNPSRLPVVIGGLLDVDCSEDVIKNLIMVVRGQFSTDELVAEVEKRNRLKLLLPWLESRIHEGCEEPATHNALAKIYIDSNNNPERFLRENPFYDSAVVGRYCEKRDPHLACVAYERGQCDLELIKVCNENSLFKSEARYLVRRKDPELWANVLEENNPYRRQLIDQVVQTALSETQDPEEVSVTVKAFMTADLPNELIELLEKIVLDNSVFSEHRNLQNLLILTAIKADRTRVMEYINRLDNYDAPDIANIAISNELFEEAFAIFRKFDVNTSAIQVLIEHIGNLDRAYEFAERCNEPAVWSQLARAQLQKELVKEAIDSYIKADDPSAYMEVVNAASKNNNWEDLVKFLQMARKKARESYVETELIFALAKTNRLSELEEFVSGPNNAHIQQVGDRCYDEGMYDAAKLLYNNVSNFARLASTLVHLGEYQAAVDSARKANSTRTWKEVCFACVDGTEFRLAQICGLHIVIHADELEELISYYQDRGYFEELIALLEAALGLERAHMGMFTELAILYSKFKPQKMREHLELFWSRVNIPKVLRAAEQAHLWAELVFLYDKYEEYDNAVITMMNHPTDAWKEGQFKDIIAKVANVELYYKALQFYLDYKPLLINDLLTVLSPRLDHTRAVSFFSKMNQLQLVKPYLRSVQSHNNKGVNEALNNLLTEEEDFQGLRASIDAYDNFDNISLAQRLEKHELIEFRRIAAYLYKGNNRWKQSVELCKKDRLYKDAMLYAAESKDAELAEKLLQWFLEEGKKECFAACLFASYDLLHPDVVLELAWRHNIMDFAMPYFIQVMREYLTKVDKLEASESQRKTEEEVTEPTPIVFGQQLMLTAGPAAVPPQPGYPGYGYAAPGYTQPPYGFNM; encoded by the exons ATGGCTCAGATACTACCAATACGATTTCAAGAACATCTGCAG CTGCAGAACCTGGGGGTGAACCCGGCCAACATCGGCTTCAGCTACCTGACCATGGAGTCGGACAAGTTCATCTGCATCCGGGAGAAAGTGGGCGACCAGAACCAGGTGGTGATCATCGACATGAACGACCCCAACAACCCCATCCGCCGGCCAATCTCTGCCGACAGCGCCATCATGAACCCCGCTAGCAAGGTGATCGCCCTGAAAG ctgccaAGACCCTGCAGATCTTCAACATTGAGATGAAGAGCAAGATGAAGGCTCACACCATGACGGAGGAGGTGATGTTCTGGAAGTGGATCTCAGTCAACACAGTGGCGCTGGTGACGGAGACGGCGGTCTACCACTGGAGCATGGAGGGCGACTCGCAGCCGCTGAAGATGTTTGACCGCCACGCCAGCCTGGCCGGCTGCCAGATCATCAACTACAGGACGGACGAGCAGCAGAAATGGCTCCTCCTCATAGGCATCTCTGCTCAG CAAAACCGCGTTGTCGGGGCCATGCAGCTGTACTCCGTGGACAGGAAAGTGTCACAGCCCATCGAGGGCCATGCCGCTGCTTTTGCCGAGTTCAAGGTGGAGGGCAATGCCAAGCCTTCCACCCTCTTCTGCTTCGCCGTGAGGAGCCAGGCCGGAGGCAAG CTGCACATAATAGAAGTGGGTCAGCCGGCAGCTGGGAATCAGCCCTTTGCCAAGAAAGCAGTGGATGTCTTCTTTCCTCCTGAGGCCCAGACAGACTTCCCCGTGGCCATGCAG ATCGGTACCAAGCATGGCGTCATCTACCTGATCACAAAGTACGGCTACATACATATGTACGACCTGGAGTCGGGAGTGTGCATCTACATGAACCGCATCAGCGCTGAGACCATCTTCGTTACCGCATCTCACGAGCCCACCTCTGGCATCATTGGAGTCAACAAGAAAGGACAG GTGCTGTcggtgtgtgtggaggaggaaaACATCGTGAACTACGCCACCAATGTGCTGCAGAACCCAGACCTGGGCCTACGCATGGCGGTCCGCAGCAACCTGGCCGGCGCGGAGGAGCTCTTCGCCCGCAAGTTCAACACACTCTTCGCCCAGGGCAGCTACTCAGAGGCCGCCAAAGTGGCTGCGTCTGCACCCAAG GGCATTCTGCGTACGGCTGACACCATCAGGAAGTTCCAGAGCGTCCCGGCGCAGCCTGGCCAGGCCTCCCCGTTGCTGCAGTATTTCGGCATCCTGCTGGACCAGGGCCAGCTCAACAAGTTCGAGTCTCTGGAGCTGTGCAGGCCGGTGCTGCAGCAAGGCCGCaagcagctgctggagaagtGGCTGAAGgaggacaag CTGGAGTGTTCAGAGGAGCTGGGAGATCTGGTGAAGAGCGCCGACCCCACGCTGGCCCTCAGCGTCTACCTCCGTGCCAACGTCCCCAACAAGGTCATCCAGTGCTTCGCAGAGACCGGCCAGTTCCAGAAGATAGTGCTCTATGCTAAAAAG GTTGGCTACACTCCAGACTGGGTCTTCTTGCTTAGGAATGTCATGCGCGTGAGTCCCGAGCAAGGCCTGCAGTTCGCTCAGATGCTGGTTCAAGATGAGGAGCCCCTGGCCAACATCAACCAG ATTGTGGACGTGTTCATGGAGAGCAGCCTGATCCAGCAGTGCACCTCCTTCCTGCTCGATGCCTTGAAGAACAACCGCCCGGCCGAGGGCCACCTGCAGACTCGCCTGCTGGAGATGAACCTCATCCATGCCCCTCAG GTTGCGGATGCTATCCTTGGGAACCAGATGTTCACCCACTACGACCGTGCCCACATTGCCCAGCTGTGCGAGAAGGCGGGGCTCCTACAGCGTGCCCTGGAACACTACACCGACCTGTATGACATCAAGCGTGCCGTGGTGCACACCCACCTGCTTAACCCCGAG TGGCTGGTGAACTTCTTTGGCTCGCTGTCAGTGGAGGACTCAGTGGAGTGCCTGCGGGCCATGCTGTCGGCCAACATACGGCAGAACTTGCAGCTGTGCGTGCAGGTGGCATCAAAGTACCACGAGCAGTTGGGAACACAGGCTCTGGTGGAGCTCTTCGAGTCCTTCAAGAGCTACGAAG GACTTTTTTACTTCCTCGGCTCCATCGTGAATTTCAGCCAAGACCCCGACGTCCACTTCAAATACATCCAGGCCGCCTGCAAAACAGGGCAGATTAAGGAGGTGGAGAGAATCTGCCGCGAGAGCAACTGTTACGATCCAGACCGCGTCAAGAACTTCCTCAAG GAGGCCAAGTTGACTGACCAGCTGCCTTTGATCATCGTTTGCGACCGCTTCGATTTTGTCCACGACCTTGTGCTGTACCTGTACCGCAACAGCTTACAGAAGTACATTGAGATTTACGTGCAGAAG GTGAACCCCAGCCGCCTGCCCGTGGTCATCGGGGGCCTGCTGGATGTGGACTGCTCCGAGGACGTCATCAAGAACCTGATCATGGTGGTGCGGGGGCAGTTCTCCACAGACGAGCTGGTGGCAGAGGTGGAGAAGAGGAACAG gctGAAGCTACTGCTGCCGTGGCTGGAGTCCAGAATCCACGAGGGCTGCGAGGAGCCGGCCACCCACAACGCCCTCGCCAAGATCTACATCGACAGCAACAACAACCCCGAGCGCTTCCTGCGGGAGAACCCCTTCTACGACAGCGCCGTGGTGGGCAGGTACTGCGAGAAGCGGGACCCCCACCTGGCCTGCGTGGCCTACGAGAGGGGACAGTGCGACCTGGAGCTCATCAAG GTGTGCAATGAGAACTCCCTCTTCAAGAGTGAGGCTCGTTACCTGGTGCGCCGGAAAGATCCAGAGCTGTGGGCGAACGTTCTGGAGGAGAATAACCCATACAGACGACAACTGATTGACCAG GTAGTGCAGACTGCCCTCTCAGAGACCCAGGATCCGGAGGAGGTCTCCGTGACAGTCAAGGCCTTCATGACCGCCGACCTGCCCAACGAGCTCAtcgagctgctggagaagattgTCCTGGACAACTCTGTGTTCAGCGAGCACCG GAACCTCCAGAACCTGCTGATCCTCACGGCCATTAAAGCGGACCGCACCCGCGTGATGGAGTACATCAACCGGCTGGACAACTACGACGCCCCAGACATCGCCAACATCGCCATTAGCAATGAGCTCTTCGAGGAGGCATTTGCCATCTTCCGAAAGTTTGACGTCAACACCTCAGCCATTCAG gtctTGATCGAGCACATCGGGAACCTGGACCGGGCCTACGAGTTTGCAGAGCGCTGCAACGAGCCGGCCGTGTGGAGCCAGCTGGCTCGGGCGCAGCTGCAGAAAGAGCTGGTGAAAGAGGCCATCGACTCCTACATCAAGGCGGACGACCCCTCGGCCTACATGGAGGTGGTCAATGCGGCCAGCAAAAACA ATAACTGGGAGGATCTGGTGAAGTTCCTGCAGATGGCCCGGAAGAAGGCCCGGGAGTCTTATGTGGAGACAGAGTTGATATTCGCTCTGGCCAAAACCAATCGCCTGTCAGAGCTGGAGGAATTTGTGAGCGGCCCCAACAATGCTCACATTCAGCAG GTGGGCGACCGCTGCTACGACGAGGGAATGTACGACGCGGCCAAGCTGCTGTACAACAATGTGTCCAACTTCGCCCGCCTGGCGTCCACGCTGGTGCACCTCGGCGAGTACCAGGCCGCTGTGGACAGCGCCCGCAAGGCCAACAGCACCCGCACCTGGAAAGAG GTGTGCTTTGCCTGTGTGGACGGAACAGAGTTCCGGCTGGCCCAGATCTGCGGCCTTCACATCGTCATACATGCCGATGAACTGGAGGAGCTCATCAGCTACTACCAG GACCGGGGATACTTCGAGGAGCTGATCGCTCTGCTGGAGGCGGCGCTGGGGCTGGAGCGTGCTCACATGGGCATGTTCACGGAGCTGGCCATCCTCTACTCCAAATTCAAGCCCCAGAAGATGAGGGAGCACCTGGAGCTCTTCTGGTCTAGAGTCAACATCCCCAAG GTGCTCCGTGCAGCGGAACAAGCACACCTGTGGGCGGAACTGGTCTTCCTCTACGACAAATACGAAGAGTACGACAATGCGGTCATCACCATGATGAACCACCCCACTGACGCCTGGAAGGAGGGGCAGTTCAAGGACATTATTGCCAAG GTGGCCAATGTGGAGCTGTATTACAAAGCCCTGCAGTTCTATCTGGACTACAAACCTCTCCTGATCAATGATCTCCTGACTGTCCTTTCCCCCCGTTTGGACCATACCAGAGCAGTTTCCTTCTTCTCCAAG ATGAACCAGCTGCAGCTTGTGAAACCTTACCTGCGATCAGTACAGAGCCACAACAACAAAGGAGTCAACGAGGCCTTAAACAACCTGCTGACTGAGGAGGAAGATTTCCAG GGATTAAGAGCGTCCATCGATGCGTACGATAACTTCGATAACATCAGTTTGGCCCAAAGGCTAGAGAAGCATGAGCTGATCGAGTTCCGCCGCATCGCTGCGTACCTGTACAAAGGCAACAACCGCTGGAAGCAAAGCGTGGAGCTGTGCAAGAAGGACCGCTTGTACAAG GACGCCATGCTGTACGCAGCGGAGTCAAAGGACGCGGAGCTGGCCGAGAAGCTCCTGCAGTGGTTCCTGGAGGAGGGCAAGAAGGAGTGCTTCGCAGCGTGCCTGTTCGCCTCCTACGACCTGCTCCACCCAGACGTTGTGCTGGAGCTGGCCTGGAGGCACAACATCATGGACTTCGCCATGCCTTACTTCATCCAGGTCATGAGGGAGTACCTGACCAAA